The Acetomicrobium flavidum genome window below encodes:
- a CDS encoding bifunctional alpha,alpha-trehalose-phosphate synthase (UDP-forming)/trehalose-phosphatase codes for MSSARLIIASNRLPFTVVDSNGRLELKASAGGLVTGLSAYLDSLQHSAFTNLVEYVWLGWPGASIDDEHKDGIKEVAATRFNAYPVFVQEETMEAFYHGFCNKTIWPLFHYFPSYVVYESESWESYREVNQYFCDAIMEVLRPSDILWIHDYHLMLLPRMIRQRMPDVPIGFFLHIPFPSFELFRLLPKKWAAGILEGLLGADLIGFHTHDYTQYFLRSVLRILGIEANMGQMFVDGRMVQADTFPMGIDFHRFNDAVVSKETEMEREKLKNTLSDFKTIISVDRLDYSKGVLNRLEGFELFLKDNPQWHKKVVLLLVIVPSRIGVDRYQTIKTQIDQMVGNINGRFGTFNWMPIIYKYGHVPFHQLVALYNMSDVALITPLRDGMNLVSKEYVASRKDATGVLILSELAGASKELVEAVLINPNDRGEIAIAIKNALEMPLEEQKSRIEKMQSRLKKYDVVKWATDFIDELKDVKEGQSRFRTRMLSDVVRRKIIDDFVGANRCMIFLDYDGTLVPFADSPEKAVPSNEVLDLLKDLSEIPEVDLVIISGRDRDTLQKWLGNLNVGFVAEHGVWLKEKGKEWQLLKPMSAEWKNKLKPLLLRYVDKVPGSFLEEKEYSLSWHYRKCDPEQAVDAAKELTDLLLQVVANTEVQVIQGHKLIELRPSGIDKGKAALHFLSRADYDFILAIGDDRTDEDLFKELPSHAWTVRVGIVTSIARLNAVSYRDVRSLLKELKNCIRGER; via the coding sequence TTGAGCAGTGCAAGGCTAATAATTGCGTCCAACAGGTTGCCATTTACCGTTGTAGATAGCAACGGGAGATTGGAGTTGAAGGCGAGCGCTGGAGGGTTGGTGACGGGCTTAAGTGCCTATCTTGACTCGCTTCAGCATTCGGCATTTACGAATCTTGTCGAATATGTATGGCTTGGATGGCCCGGCGCATCCATAGATGATGAGCATAAAGATGGCATAAAGGAGGTTGCCGCAACCAGGTTTAATGCCTATCCCGTATTTGTACAGGAAGAGACAATGGAGGCCTTTTATCACGGTTTTTGCAATAAGACGATATGGCCCTTGTTTCATTATTTTCCAAGTTACGTGGTTTATGAAAGCGAGAGCTGGGAATCCTACAGGGAGGTAAATCAATATTTTTGCGACGCCATCATGGAGGTGCTTCGCCCAAGTGATATACTTTGGATCCATGACTATCATTTGATGTTGCTTCCCCGCATGATAAGGCAAAGGATGCCAGATGTTCCCATAGGATTTTTCCTTCATATCCCCTTTCCGTCTTTCGAACTGTTTCGTCTATTACCCAAAAAATGGGCAGCGGGGATACTTGAGGGGCTTTTGGGGGCAGATCTGATTGGTTTTCACACTCACGATTACACTCAGTATTTTTTAAGATCGGTGCTTCGTATTTTAGGCATCGAGGCGAACATGGGACAGATGTTCGTCGATGGAAGGATGGTCCAAGCCGATACCTTTCCTATGGGCATAGATTTCCATAGGTTTAATGACGCCGTGGTCTCAAAGGAAACCGAGATGGAAAGAGAGAAGCTGAAAAATACGCTTTCCGATTTTAAGACGATTATCTCGGTGGATAGGCTTGATTACTCGAAGGGGGTTTTAAACCGGCTTGAGGGCTTCGAGCTTTTTCTGAAAGACAACCCGCAATGGCACAAGAAAGTGGTACTGTTGCTTGTGATCGTGCCTTCCAGGATTGGCGTCGACCGTTATCAGACAATAAAGACTCAGATAGATCAGATGGTGGGTAACATTAACGGTAGATTTGGAACGTTTAATTGGATGCCTATCATATATAAATATGGCCACGTACCATTTCATCAACTTGTTGCCCTTTATAATATGAGCGACGTTGCATTGATAACGCCACTCAGGGATGGGATGAACTTGGTATCCAAAGAATATGTAGCTTCCAGAAAGGATGCAACAGGTGTATTGATATTAAGCGAGCTTGCGGGTGCCTCTAAGGAATTGGTCGAAGCTGTGTTGATTAACCCTAACGACAGGGGAGAAATTGCCATAGCCATTAAAAATGCCCTTGAGATGCCCTTGGAAGAACAAAAAAGCAGGATTGAAAAGATGCAAAGCAGGTTAAAGAAATATGACGTTGTTAAATGGGCAACGGATTTTATCGATGAATTAAAGGATGTCAAAGAAGGGCAAAGCCGATTTCGAACCAGGATGCTATCCGATGTAGTTAGAAGAAAGATCATAGATGATTTCGTTGGAGCCAACCGATGTATGATTTTTTTGGATTACGATGGGACTTTAGTACCTTTTGCAGATAGCCCCGAAAAGGCAGTACCCTCCAACGAAGTTTTGGATCTTTTGAAAGATTTATCCGAGATTCCCGAGGTTGATCTCGTGATCATCAGTGGTAGGGATAGAGATACGCTCCAAAAATGGCTGGGAAACCTAAACGTGGGCTTTGTCGCCGAACACGGTGTTTGGCTTAAAGAGAAGGGAAAGGAATGGCAGTTGCTGAAGCCTATGAGCGCTGAGTGGAAAAATAAGTTAAAGCCATTACTGCTGCGTTATGTTGATAAAGTCCCTGGATCCTTTTTAGAGGAAAAGGAATACTCTTTAAGTTGGCATTACAGGAAATGTGATCCCGAACAGGCAGTCGATGCTGCCAAAGAACTAACGGATCTATTGCTGCAGGTAGTGGCCAATACTGAAGTGCAGGTAATTCAGGGCCATAAGCTGATCGAATTAAGGCCATCTGGCATAGACAAGGGAAAGGCAGCGCTTCATTTTCTTTCAAGGGCCGATTACGACTTCATCTTGGCAATTGGAGACGATAGAACCGATGAAGATCTCTTTAAAGAACTGCCTTCTCATGCCTGGACCGTTCGCGTGGGGATAGTTACATCTATAGCAAGGCTTAACGCCGTAAGTTATAGAGATGTTAGGAGCTTGCTGAAAGAGCTTAAAAATTGCATAAGAGGTGAAAGGTGA
- a CDS encoding DUF5752 family protein, with protein sequence MENGFRFCTESHLVKMLAIRAKNPIQLLEGIKKVPSASIYYHTHRFLQQHYYASPEPPNDFAYWISNVLGLRELGESIASVEIVDFDSLDEIRKEYIKRLEEHIFGGRSMIDCVEGHEFHFLSCKTFVHPTPFVATNLDEFKDIVGKIYINSIYFHIFEPRLRFQRKENDFSAWLRSIGEEMSADRISKLDPYAFTIEGLRKRIVNILERDD encoded by the coding sequence ATGGAAAACGGGTTCAGGTTTTGTACGGAATCACACCTCGTTAAGATGCTTGCGATAAGGGCCAAAAATCCCATTCAGCTTTTAGAAGGCATTAAAAAAGTGCCGTCTGCTTCGATATATTATCACACCCACAGGTTTCTCCAGCAGCACTATTACGCCTCTCCGGAACCACCTAACGACTTTGCCTACTGGATATCTAACGTCCTTGGCCTGAGGGAATTAGGAGAGAGCATTGCAAGTGTGGAGATAGTAGATTTCGATTCTTTAGATGAAATTAGGAAGGAGTATATCAAAAGGTTGGAAGAGCATATCTTTGGCGGCAGGAGCATGATAGATTGCGTTGAAGGGCATGAATTTCACTTCTTGAGCTGCAAGACATTTGTCCATCCTACTCCCTTTGTTGCGACAAATTTAGATGAATTTAAGGACATCGTCGGAAAAATATACATAAACTCCATTTATTTTCACATCTTTGAACCAAGATTGCGGTTTCAAAGAAAAGAGAATGATTTTTCTGCATGGCTGAGAAGCATTGGAGAGGAAATGTCAGCTGATCGGATAAGCAAACTGGATCCATACGCATTTACCATCGAGGGCCTGAGGAAAAGGATCGTAAATATATTGGAAAGAGATGATTAA